The proteins below are encoded in one region of Macadamia integrifolia cultivar HAES 741 unplaced genomic scaffold, SCU_Mint_v3 scaffold_18A, whole genome shotgun sequence:
- the LOC122071125 gene encoding protein SCO1 homolog 1, mitochondrial-like translates to MASVRNTYFRCIHRNVLYCVQHHWKPTNISSHSDQFFHGVPATFQFESVPEFHSVNGLVFGSRLSTVFRRHLCVGSNVTSESPALKKPVESTSGQGEKSEESRQAGEDGKAVRGGPVSWLSFLLLLTTGAGVIFYYDQEKKRHIEEINNASTAVKQGPSVGKAAIGGPFNLVNHDGKSITDRDLVGKWNLIYFGFTHCPDICPDELLKLAAAIDKIKKEAGIEVVPVFISVDPERDTVEQVGEYVKEFHPNLIGLTGTADEIGKVARAYRVYYMKTEEEGSDYLVDHSIIMYLMGPDMEFVKFFGKNYDVDQLAEGVIKEIRGYKK, encoded by the exons ATGGCGTCCGTCAGAAATACGTACTTTCGATGCATCCATCGTAACGTCTTATACTGTGTTCAGCACCATTGGAAGCCAACGAACATTTCATCTCATTCTGATCAGTTCTTCCATGGAGTTCCTGCAACTTTCCAATTCGAATCCGTCCCAGAATTTCATTCG GTTAACGGTCTAGTTTTTGGATCCCGCTTATCTACTGTATTCCGCAGACATCTATGTGTTGGCAGTAATGTTACCTCTGAGAGTCCAGCATTGAAGAAGCCTGTAGAAAGTACTTCTGGGCAAGGAGAGAAGTCGGAGGAATCACGGCAGGCGGGTGAAGACGGGAAGGCTGTTCGAGGCGGG CCTGTTTCTTGGTTGAGCTTTCTCTTGCTGTTGACAACTGGAGCAGGAGTAATCTTTTATTATGACCAGGAGAAAAAACGACATATTGAAG AAATAAATAATGCTTCAACTGCAGTGAAACAAGGACCGTCCGTTGGAAAAGCAGCTATTGGTGGACCATTCAACCTCGTTAATCATGATGGAAAATCTATCACTGATAGAGACCTTGTGGGAAAATGGAACTTGATATATTTTGGTTTCACACACTGCCCTGATATTTGTCCAGATGAACTTCTAAAGTTGGCTGCTGCAATAGATAAGATAA AGAAAGAAGCAGGAATTGAAGTTGTGCCTGTTTTCATCTCAGTTGACCCTGAGAGGGACACTGTTGAGCAAGTAGGTGAATATGTCAAAG AGTTTCACCCAAATTTGATTGGGCTAACTGGTACTGCTGATGAGATAGGGAAAGTCGCTCGTGCTTATCGAGTGTATTATATGAAGACAGAAGAGGAAGGCTCAGACTACCTAGTTGATCATTCTATAATTAT GTACCTCATGGGCCCTGATATGGAGTTCGTAAAATTTTTCGGAAAGAACTATGATGTGGATCAACTGGCCGAAGGTGTGATCAAGGAGATAAGGGGATACAAAAAATAA